DNA from Flavobacteriales bacterium:
GCGACTCATGCGGAAGCCCATGTGCAATGGCTCGGCCGACGTGGCGGGCCATCGCCACCCCTCCGCACCCTCAGTGCCCAGCAGGCCCAGCAGGCTCTGGTAGGTGACATCGAACCCCAAAGCGGCATATTCATCCACGTCGGTGTGGAAGCGCTCGCGGAACCGGCGCATGAAGGCCGCGGTGCGGGGCTCCAGCGGATCGATGAAGGACCCGGCGGCGAAGGAGAAGCCCAGTGCATCGAGGTCGGCGGCCGCCACCGGTGCCATGCCCAGCCAGGCCTCCGTGCCCACCAGCAGGATGCGCTGCTTGGCGGCGATGGGCTTCAGCTTCGTCACCAAGGAGGTCACGAACTCCACGTCCTCGCTCGGCGCCACGATCACGTTGAGCGCCGACGCATCAAGCCGCGCCGCCAAGGCACCGATGTCGCGACGGCCCGTGGCCACGATGCTGACGCTGTCGCGCAGGCGCGCGGGCTGGCTGCCCACCGCCGTGTTGAGCGCAGCCAGCACCTGCTCCTGCAGGTCGCGCTCACCGGCGATGTCGGGGCGCAGCACGATGATGTTCTCGCGGGCATGCTTCGCGGCCACGAAGCGGGCGGCATGCTTCAGCAGGTCGCTGCGCGAGGCGGAGGCCTTGCTGACGTTGGGCAGGCCGAGCACGATCTTGTTGGACTGGGGCACCGGGCAGATCACCGGCAGCCGCGGCTGCGCGCGGGCGAGCTGCTCGATGGCCGATCGATGGAAGGGCCCGATGCACAGCTCGACCCCCGCGATGGCCGGATCCTTGAGCGCAGCGGTCCATTGCGCGGGATCATCGCCCACATCGATCACGGTCACCTCGGCGCGGAGCCCCTGCCGCTCGAGCGAATCGAGGGCGAGCAGCGCGCCGGCGTAGAACTGCGCCGCGATGCGCGATGCCTCATGGAACCGCGGGCCGCCGGTCGCCAGGGCCGTGGCCTCCAGCGCGCTGTCGTTGCGCTGCACCGAGAAGGGCAGCAGGAAGCCGATGCGGCGCACCTCGCCCGGCGGACGGACGGGCTCCACCGCACGGATCACCGGGGGCGCCTCGCCCCGTTGCGGGATGCGGACGATGGCCCCGGCCTTGAGGCCTTCCGGCAGCCCATCGTTCGCGCGCTGGATCTCCTCCGGCCGCACGCCGTAGCGCTGCCCGATGCCGAAGAGCGTCTCACCCGGCTGCACCGTGTGCTCCACCAGGTGCACCGGCTCAGCAGGACGCAGCGCGGCATCGGCGCCCGGAGGCGCCGCCTTCACCGGGATGACCACCTGCACGCCTTCCTTCAGGCCTTCCGTGAGCTCCGGATTGCGCTCGAGCAGGTCGTTGATGTCGAGGCCATAGCGCCGTGCGATGCCGAAGAGGGTCTCCTTCCGCGCCACGGTGTGGATGAGCTCGCCATCCTTGGCCATGACCGGCGCCGTGCGCGCCTCCTTCTTCACCACCGCCGCCTGCGGTATGAGCAGCTCCTGGCCGATGGACAATCCATCGCGGGCCGCGGGATTGGCCTTGAGGAGCTCCTCCACGGGAACGGCGTAGGCGCGGGAGATGGCGAAGAGGGTCTGCCCCTGCTGCACGGCATGCACGGTGAACCGCTTCCCATCGATGGTGCGCACCTCCTGCGCCCGGGAAGCGAGCGGGGAGAGCAGGAGGCACACCGCGAGCAGCAGCCTGCAAGGTGCGCCGGCGGCGCCCGGAAGGCCGGCACTGAACCCCTCAACGCGTGCGATCATTCCCATTCGATGGTGGCGGGCGGCTTGCTGCTGATGTCGTACACCACGCGGTTCACGCCCTTCACCCGGTTGATGATGGCGTTCGAGATCCGTGCCAGGAATTCATAGGGCAGGTGGCACCAATCGGCGGTCATGCCATCGGTGCTGGTGACGGCGCGCAGGGCCACCGCATTCTCATAGGTGCGCTCATCGCCCATCACGCCCACGCTGCGCACCGGCAGCAGGATAGCACCGGCCTGCCACACCTGGTCGTAGAGGCCCTCATCGCGGAGGCCTTGGATGAAGATGTGATCGACCTCCTGCAGCAGGGCCACCTTCTCGGGCGTGATCTCGCCGAGGATGCGGATGGCCAGGCCGGGCCCCGGGAAGGGATGGCGGCCGAGGATGTTGGGGTCGAGGCCGAGCTCGCGGCCCACGCGCCGCACCTCGTCCTTGAAGAGCAGGCGCAGCGGCTCCACCACCTGCAGCTTCATGCGCTCGGGAAGGCCGCCCACGTTGTGGTGGCTCTTGATGGTGACGCTGGGGCCGTTCACGCTCACGCTCTCGATCACGTCGGGATAGATAGTGCCCTGGCCCAGCCATTTCACATCCTGGATGCGGTGCGCCTCGCGGTCGAAGACCTCGATGAAGGTGCGGCCGATGGCCTTGCGCTTGGCTTCGGGCTCCTCGAGCCCCTTCAGCGCGGCATAGAACTCGGCCTTCGCGTCCACGCCGGTGATGTTGAGGCCAAGGTGACGGTAGCTCTCCAGCACGCGCGCGAACTCATCCTTCCGCAGCAGTCCGTTATCGACGAAGATGCAATGGAGGCGATCGCCGATGGCACGGTCGAGCAGGAGCGCGGCCACGCTGCTGTCCACGCCGCCGCTCAGGGCCAGCACCACCTGGTCATCGCCGAGCTGCTGCTGCAGGCTGGCCACGGTGTGCTCCACGAAGCCGTGCGGCGTCCAGTCGCCCGCGCATCCGCAGATGCCGATGACGAAGTTGTGGAGCAGCTGCAGCCCGTCGGTGGTGTGGTACACCTCGGGGTGGAACTGCACGGCGAAGGTCATGTGGTCCTTCAGCCGGTAGGCGGCCACGGGGACATCCTTGGTGCTGGCGATCACGTCCATGGCCTCGCTGGGCGCGGTGATGCTGTCGCCGTGGCTCATCCAGACCTGGGTTCCGGCCTGGATGCCGTCGAAGAGGTGGCTGTCGACGATGGTGCTCAGGTGGGCCCTGCCATACTCCCGCACCCGGCTGCGCTCCACCGGTGCACCGGCGCGCTTGGCGAGCAGCTGGGCGCCATAGCAGACCGCCAGCACGGGTATCCGGCCGAGGATGCCGTCCAGGTCCGTATCCGGCGCATGGGCATCGTGCACGCTGCTCGGGCTCCCGCTGAGGATGACTCCCTTCACCGCCGGATCGGCAGCCAGCTCGCGGGCCCGGGTGTAGGGATGGATCTCGCAGTAGACGTTCAGTTCGCGGACACGGCGGGCGATGAGCTGCGTATACTGCGAACCATGATCGAGGATGAGGATGCGCTCGGACAAGACAGTGGCGGGATACGTGAACGGTAGGGTCGGCCAAAAGTAGCCAGCCCGCCCGGAGTGGCCCGCTCAGCCGTCCACCACCATCGTGAAGCGCGCATCCAGCGGGTCCAGTGCGTCCAGCAGCGCATCGAGCGCCCCGGGGCCGCTGGCGGCCAGCATGGGCAGGATGCCGTGGCGCCGCTCCTGCAGCCCGCCCCCGGGGAACAGGGCGTCGAGCATGGCCTGCACACGGCCCAGGTGCACCGCCTCGCGCCGGCGCAGGGCCCTGGCCATGCGGGCCTCCGCTTGCGCCAGGATCCGCTGCATGCGCACCGCTGCGGCATCGATGCTCGGGCCCAAGGTGGGGTCGATGGCCGTGGCACGCGCGCGGATCGAAGCTGACAGGCTGTCGAGCAGCGCGCGCTCCTGCGGCAGCGCGCTCGAGCGACCGGATGCCGCATGGGCCACGCGGTCCATGAGCGCGTGGGCGGGCAGGAAGAGGTCCTCCAGCGCGAGCCCGAGCTCACGGCGCTGGCGGTCGTGCTTGACCGTGAGGAAGGCGGCGCTGGTGCGCAGCAGCACCGCGGGCATGGGCAGCCGAACCGCTTGGAAGAGCCACTTCAGCTGCATCCAATAGGCCAGCTCCCCTCCTCCGCCGATGTAGGCGATGCCGGGCAGGATGGTCTCCTGGTAGAGCGGGCGCATCAGCACGTTGGGCGAGAAGCGCTCCGGATGCTGCTCCAGTTCCGCCAGCAGGCCATCCAGGTCGAATCGCGGCCCGCCGTGCAGCACCTGATAGCCTTCGCCGTCGCGCTCGATGCGCGCACGGTGCCCCGGCCTGAGGTGGAACAGGTTGATCGGTCGCGCATGGGCCTGCACGGCATGGCGCACGGCGAGCCGCTCATTGGCGTACCGCACCGCCTGCTCGGTGATCCCATTCAGCAGCTCCTCGCGCATCACCGGCGCGAACAGCGCCTTGAGCGCGGGATCGTCGCCATCGAGGATCAGCAGCCCGAACCGACCGAAGAGCGCATGGACGAACCGGCGCGTGGCATCGGCCAGCGTGCGGCCAGGCTGATAGCATTCGCGCAGCAAGCGCCCCAGGGCCTCGGCTTCGCTTCCGCTGCCGAGGAGGGTGCAGGCCTGCTCCACCACGGGGGCGATGCCCTCCAGGGGCAGGCGGCCCACGGCCCCGGCGGCGGTACCCGGCCAGTGCACCTGTCGCTCACCGAGCCATGCGTGGTCGATCTCGGCGCGGTCGTGGTCCTCCGTGGCCATCCAGAACACCGGCACCACCGGCCGACCCAGATCGTCGCTGAGGGTGCGCGCCAGGCGGATGGCATTCAGCAGCTTGAACGGGACGTAGAGCGGCCCCGTGAACAGGCAGAGCTGATGACCGGTGGTGACGGCGAGCGCATCAGGACGTGCCAGGAGCGCCAGATTGCGCTCCACGGCGGCCATGGGCTCCGATCCCCTGTACTGCCGGCGCAGCGCCTCCACCAGAACGGTGCGCGATGCCGCCGGGAAGGACCGCTGCTGCGCGGCTGCCCTCAACCCGTCCAGCGTGGGCGGGAAGGAGCGGAACGCATCCAGGAAAGCATCGCCCCCGGCGTGCTCCTCCACCAGCCGGGTGAAGCGCCTGGTGGCGGCATAGCCGATGCGCGTGCACTCCATGAGGGCGGCAAAGGTACCCGCAGGCCGCCGCCCGATGGATCAGCACTTGCCCGTGCCCCGCGCCTCCAAGTGCACGTTGAGGAACTCCGCGCCCTTGTCCACCCGCGCGGATTGCAGCAGCCGGCGGACATAGGTGATGGCATCCGCCCGGTCCGACAGCGGCACATCGGTGAGCTTGAGCACCACCACGCCGCTCCATTCACAGGCATACTCCAGGCTCATGGACCGATCCTTGGCCACCTCGGCCTGCAAGCGCGCATGCGCATCGGCATCGAATGCCTGCAGCTTGAGCACCAGGTGCGCATCCTGATTCTGCGCCACCGCGATGCTCGGCGCCCACGCCACCAGCATCGGCAGGAGAAGGAAGAGGGCAATCGTTCTGCTCAATGACATGGAATCCGCATTTGTGAGCGAAATTCGACCACGTCATCCATAACCACCATGACGGATGACAGGCCTCCCGGCCACCCCTACAGGAGGCGGCTGCAAGCCCCACCGTCCAACCCCCTGCGCGATGCCCATACGAATGACCCCTGACCGCCCCGGCGGCGGCACGAGCAATCGGCCCAGCATGCCCTCCGGCGGAGGCCGTCGCGGTGGCGGTGCCGGCCTCCTGGGAGCGCTCCTCCCCTTGCTGCTGCGCAACCCCAAGTTGCTGCTCATCGGCGCGGTGATCCTCGGCCTCGTCTGGCTCCTCGGCGGGCTGGATGGCTGCGGCGGCATGATGCAGCAGGCCGATGGCGGCAACCTGCTGGCCCAGCTCACCCGCGGTGCCACGCTCGATCCCGCCGAATACGACAAAGCCGAGGTGTATGAGCCCCTCACCGACAACGTGCGGTCCCCGCTTCCCGAGCGCGCCAGCCTGGAGCGCTTCGCGCCAGAGCGGCGGAACCAGGGCCGCCAGGGCAGCTGCGTGGCGTGGGCCAGTGCCTACGCGGCCAGGAGCATCATCCACAACCAGGCGTCCGGCGACGGAGGGACGACGGCCTTCAGCCCCAGCTTCATGTACAATCGCATCAAGATCGACGGGAGCGATTGCCAGGGCAGCTACATCCTGCGCGCCATGGACGACATGCTGCAGCGCGGTGCCGTCCCCTTCAGCCGCTTCGCCTATACCGATAGCGACTGCAGCGCCCAGCCCGATGCCGAGACCGAGCGCAGCGCCACGCGCTTCCGCATCAAGGGCTACCAGCGCCTCAGCCGCACCGACGACCCCAACAGCCCGGTGGACATGGTCGCCATGAAGCAATACCTGGCCCAGGGCTCGCCCGTGGTCATCGGCATGCTGGTCGGCGGCAGCTTCATGGAAGGCATGGCCGGCCAGGAGGTGTGGCTGCCCACGCAGCAGGACACCCGCATGCAGGGCTTCGGCGGGCACGCCATGTGCGTGATCGGCTACGACGACTACAAGCTCGGAGCCGGACAGGGCGGAGCCTTCCAGATCATGAACAGCTGGGGGCCGGAGTGGGGGCGCAACGGCATCGCCTGGGTGCCCTACGACGCCTTCGCCTTCTTCACCAAGGAGGCCTATGCTGTATATCCCATGGGCGCCAGCGCCGAGGAGCGCCCCGACCGCTACGACCTGCGGTTCGGCCTGGCCGTGGTGGATGCGGAAGGCGCGGCCACCGGCGAGCACATCGCGCTTCAGCACCGGGGCGGCCGAACCTTCCGCACGGAACGGCCGGTGCCGGCGGGCACGCGCTTCAAGGTGGAGCTGACCAACAACCTGGAGTGCTACACCTACCTCTTCGGCGAGGAGACCGATGGCAGCACCTATGTGCTCTTCCCGTACACGCCGAAGCATTCGCCCTATTGCGGCACCACCGGCATGCGCCAGTTCCCCAGGGACCACAGCCTCACCGTGGATGAGGCCGGAAGCC
Protein-coding regions in this window:
- a CDS encoding LysM peptidoglycan-binding domain-containing protein, with the protein product MIARVEGFSAGLPGAAGAPCRLLLAVCLLLSPLASRAQEVRTIDGKRFTVHAVQQGQTLFAISRAYAVPVEELLKANPAARDGLSIGQELLIPQAAVVKKEARTAPVMAKDGELIHTVARKETLFGIARRYGLDINDLLERNPELTEGLKEGVQVVIPVKAAPPGADAALRPAEPVHLVEHTVQPGETLFGIGQRYGVRPEEIQRANDGLPEGLKAGAIVRIPQRGEAPPVIRAVEPVRPPGEVRRIGFLLPFSVQRNDSALEATALATGGPRFHEASRIAAQFYAGALLALDSLERQGLRAEVTVIDVGDDPAQWTAALKDPAIAGVELCIGPFHRSAIEQLARAQPRLPVICPVPQSNKIVLGLPNVSKASASRSDLLKHAARFVAAKHARENIIVLRPDIAGERDLQEQVLAALNTAVGSQPARLRDSVSIVATGRRDIGALAARLDASALNVIVAPSEDVEFVTSLVTKLKPIAAKQRILLVGTEAWLGMAPVAAADLDALGFSFAAGSFIDPLEPRTAAFMRRFRERFHTDVDEYAALGFDVTYQSLLGLLGTEGAEGWRWPATSAEPLHMGFRMSRTGPENGFRNEYAVMLQVRDLKLERAQ
- the guaA gene encoding glutamine-hydrolyzing GMP synthase, whose amino-acid sequence is MSERILILDHGSQYTQLIARRVRELNVYCEIHPYTRARELAADPAVKGVILSGSPSSVHDAHAPDTDLDGILGRIPVLAVCYGAQLLAKRAGAPVERSRVREYGRAHLSTIVDSHLFDGIQAGTQVWMSHGDSITAPSEAMDVIASTKDVPVAAYRLKDHMTFAVQFHPEVYHTTDGLQLLHNFVIGICGCAGDWTPHGFVEHTVASLQQQLGDDQVVLALSGGVDSSVAALLLDRAIGDRLHCIFVDNGLLRKDEFARVLESYRHLGLNITGVDAKAEFYAALKGLEEPEAKRKAIGRTFIEVFDREAHRIQDVKWLGQGTIYPDVIESVSVNGPSVTIKSHHNVGGLPERMKLQVVEPLRLLFKDEVRRVGRELGLDPNILGRHPFPGPGLAIRILGEITPEKVALLQEVDHIFIQGLRDEGLYDQVWQAGAILLPVRSVGVMGDERTYENAVALRAVTSTDGMTADWCHLPYEFLARISNAIINRVKGVNRVVYDISSKPPATIEWE
- the bshC gene encoding bacillithiol biosynthesis cysteine-adding enzyme BshC, which produces MECTRIGYAATRRFTRLVEEHAGGDAFLDAFRSFPPTLDGLRAAAQQRSFPAASRTVLVEALRRQYRGSEPMAAVERNLALLARPDALAVTTGHQLCLFTGPLYVPFKLLNAIRLARTLSDDLGRPVVPVFWMATEDHDRAEIDHAWLGERQVHWPGTAAGAVGRLPLEGIAPVVEQACTLLGSGSEAEALGRLLRECYQPGRTLADATRRFVHALFGRFGLLILDGDDPALKALFAPVMREELLNGITEQAVRYANERLAVRHAVQAHARPINLFHLRPGHRARIERDGEGYQVLHGGPRFDLDGLLAELEQHPERFSPNVLMRPLYQETILPGIAYIGGGGELAYWMQLKWLFQAVRLPMPAVLLRTSAAFLTVKHDRQRRELGLALEDLFLPAHALMDRVAHAASGRSSALPQERALLDSLSASIRARATAIDPTLGPSIDAAAVRMQRILAQAEARMARALRRREAVHLGRVQAMLDALFPGGGLQERRHGILPMLAASGPGALDALLDALDPLDARFTMVVDG
- a CDS encoding C1 family peptidase, which gives rise to MTPDRPGGGTSNRPSMPSGGGRRGGGAGLLGALLPLLLRNPKLLLIGAVILGLVWLLGGLDGCGGMMQQADGGNLLAQLTRGATLDPAEYDKAEVYEPLTDNVRSPLPERASLERFAPERRNQGRQGSCVAWASAYAARSIIHNQASGDGGTTAFSPSFMYNRIKIDGSDCQGSYILRAMDDMLQRGAVPFSRFAYTDSDCSAQPDAETERSATRFRIKGYQRLSRTDDPNSPVDMVAMKQYLAQGSPVVIGMLVGGSFMEGMAGQEVWLPTQQDTRMQGFGGHAMCVIGYDDYKLGAGQGGAFQIMNSWGPEWGRNGIAWVPYDAFAFFTKEAYAVYPMGASAEERPDRYDLRFGLAVVDAEGAATGEHIALQHRGGRTFRTERPVPAGTRFKVELTNNLECYTYLFGEETDGSTYVLFPYTPKHSPYCGTTGMRQFPRDHSLTVDEAGSRDAMAILVANQPLDYPLINQRMMAAGGAGLAQRLEAALGEELMPGEQAAYRAGETFGLSAPASHNAVAVILEIEKR